A single Candidatus Polarisedimenticolia bacterium DNA region contains:
- the rpmE gene encoding 50S ribosomal protein L31, with protein sequence MKPKIHPEYKEVTVVCACGETFVTRSTRKELRLEICSKCHPFFTGKQKLIDTAGRVERFTRRYAARPTGASK encoded by the coding sequence ATGAAACCGAAGATCCATCCCGAGTACAAGGAGGTCACCGTGGTCTGCGCCTGCGGCGAGACCTTCGTGACCCGCAGCACCCGCAAGGAGCTCCGCCTGGAAATCTGCTCCAAGTGCCACCCGTTCTTCACCGGCAAGCAGAAGCTGATCGACACCGCCGGTCGGGTCGAGCGCTTCACGCGCCGCTATGCGGCGCGTCCCACGGGCGCTTCCAAATAG